From one Trifolium pratense cultivar HEN17-A07 linkage group LG1, ARS_RC_1.1, whole genome shotgun sequence genomic stretch:
- the LOC123910243 gene encoding signal recognition particle 19 kDa protein-like gives MEAELPNIKKWIVLYPVYINSKKTVAEGRRIGIAKACENPTCAEIGDCCNYLKLPYAIEIDKAYPRDFMQRGRVRVLLKKEDGTLINPSISSRKQLMLRVAEMVPKHYGRTKKQETASTSTTTAGPSNKSGKGGKKEKIIMCF, from the coding sequence ATGGAAGCTGAATTACCAAACATAAAGAAGTGGATCGTGTTGTATCCTGTTTACATCAATTCCAAAAAAACTGTAGCCGAAGGAAGACGAATTGGCATCGCTAAAGCATGTGAAAACCCTACTTGTGCTGAAATTGGGGATTGTTGCAATTATCTTAAACTTCCCTATGCAATCGAGATAGACAAGGCTTACCCTCGTGATTTCATGCAAAGAGGACGAGTTAGGGTTTTGTTGAAAAAGGAGGATGGAACTCTTATCAATCCATCCATCTCTTCGAGAAAGCAACTAATGTTACGCGTTGCAGAGATGGTCCCTAAACATTATGGAAGGACCAAGAAGCAGGAGACTGCATCAACATCAACCACAACTGCTGGACCTTCTAACAAATCTGGGAAAGGTGGAAAAAAAGAGAAGATAATTATGTGTTTTTAA
- the LOC123910251 gene encoding probable DNA-directed RNA polymerase subunit delta, with product MAAAFHFSTTQKSSTSPFLLGGFKPHSFTFPMKVCLKPKPEKMNLKPISAASSNFHSKKFQESFFKTVERSKKAVSENPLYQSMVEEEEMLKLKLQQINEEKINLEEKLQNLIIKKDEFVRETLVQTFAVAIMMGEFGGMKIRYWKGAVTDGLSETISKIREKQGIIEDDEDGGINNDSQYDDIGDELEEDDIGDEEDDEEDDIGDEEDDEDDDEFDDFK from the exons ATGGCTGCAGCATTTCATTTTTCCACCACCCAAAAATCTTCAACTTCACCTTTTCTTCTCGGTGGTTTCAAACCGCACTCCTTCACCTTCCCAATGAAAGTTTGTCTTAAACCTAAACCTGAAAAGATGAATCTGAAACCCATTTCAGCCGCCTCCTCCAATTTCCACAgcaaaaaatttcaagaaagcTTTTTCAAAACAGTTGAAAGGTCGAAGAAAGCTGTTTCTGAAAATCCTCTCTATCAATCCatggttgaagaagaagaaatgctGAAACTAAAGCTACAACAGATTAATGAGGAAAAAATAAATCTAGAAGAAAAACTTCAAAACTTGATTATCAAAAAAGATGAATTCGTTAGAGAGACCCTTGTACAAACTTTTGCTGTTGCAATAATGATGGGAg AGTTTGGAGGTATGAAGATTCGTTATTGGAAGGGGGCAGTAACAGATGGACTCTCCGAGACTATCAGCAAGATTAGagaaaaa CAAGGTATCATTGAAGATGATGAGGACGGCGGCATAAATAATGACTCTCAATATGATGACATAGGTGATGAACTTGAAGAGGACGACATAGGTGACGAAGAGGATGATGAAGAGGACGACATAGGTGACGAAgaggatgatgaagatgatgatgagtttgatgatttTAAATGA